A stretch of Brassica napus cultivar Da-Ae chromosome C6, Da-Ae, whole genome shotgun sequence DNA encodes these proteins:
- the LOC106424960 gene encoding dehydrin ERD14-like: MAEETKKVHEVPKVATEESSAETGEVTDRGMFDFLKKKNEETKSEETINSEFEQKVQVSEPVPEVKHEEEEKKPSLLEKLHRNDSSSSSSSEEEGEDGEKRKKKKKDKKKIATEGEVQTEEEKKGFMDKLKEKLPGHGKKPEDDSTAVAAPVVAPPVEEAHPAEKKGILEKIKEKLPVPLKDR; the protein is encoded by the exons ATGGCGGAGGAAACCAAGAAAGTGCATGAAGTGCCAAAGGTAGCAACGGAGGAATCATCTGCGGAGACGGGAGAGGTTACAGATCGTGGTATGTTCGACTTCTTGAAAAAGAAGAATGAGGAAACAAAATCAGAAGAGACGATCAACTCAGAGTTCGAGCAGAAGGTTCAGGTTTCCGAGCCGGTCCCTGAGGTTAAACACgaggaagaggagaagaagccTAGTCTCCTTGAAAAACTTCACCGAAACGACAGCTCTTCTAGCTCC TCAAGCGAGGAAGAAGGTGAAGATGgtgagaagaggaagaagaagaaaaaggataagAAGAAGATTGCTACTGAAGGAGAGGTGCAaacagaggaggagaagaaaggGTTTATGGACAAGCTCAAGGAGAAGCTTCCAGGACACGGAAAGAAGCCTGAAGATGACTCAACCGCTGTGGCTGCACCGGTTGTTGCTCCTCCTGTGGAGGAAGCGCATCCGGCTGAGAAGAAGgggatcttggagaagattaaAGAGAAGCTTCCAGTACCACTCAAAGACCGTTGA
- the LOC106424962 gene encoding protein argonaute 18: protein MEKYDRVVKKKEERTIDANEIRITSMGRARNYITYAMTLLQEKGSTEVVFKAMGRAINKTVNIVELIKRRIPGLYQNTSIGSTDITDTWEPKEEGLLPIETTRHVSMITIILSTKELNTSSVGYQCPIPIEMVKPLGDTDYEGGEDSPGGRGRGRGRGRGRGGRGNAYVNVQYEDGGWERNQSYGRGRGRGRGRSSRSRGRGWYSGPQNEYDAPQDGGFGYDATHEHRGYDDHGGYGGPHQGRGGYNGRPGRGGYDGPRQGRGGYDGPHQGRGGYNGRQGRGGYDSPHQGRGGYDDSHQGPGGYDGPQGTGGYDAPPQGRARGRGRGSHGRSRGGRGVGGGFNNSSDGPTNQAVA, encoded by the exons ATGGAGAAGTATGACCGCgtggtgaagaagaaggaggagaggACGATTGATGCGAACGAGATTCGTATCACTAGCATGGGCAGGGCACGAAACTACATCACCTACGCCATGACTCTTCTTCAA GAAAAAGGGTCGACTGAAGTTGTGTTCAAGGCGATGGGAAGAGCTATCAACAAGACTGTGAACATTGTGGAGCTGATTAAG AGAAGGATCCCTGGTCTTTATCAGAACACATCTATTGGATCCACCGATATTACAGACACATGGGAACCTAAAGAGGAAGGCCTTCTACC TATTGAGACCACAAGGCATGTGTCCATGATAACCATTATCCTATCCACGAAAGAGCTTAATACATCCTCTGTTGG ATATCAGTGCCCAATTCCTATTGAGATGGTCAAGCCATTAGGCGATACCGACTATGAAGGAGGAG AGGATTCACCTGGTGGCAGAGGCAGAGGAAGGGGAAGAGGGAGGGGAAGAGGTGGCAGAG GAAATGCATATGTGAACGTTCAGTATGAAGATGGAGGTTGGGAACGTAACCAGTCTTATGGTAGAGGAAGAGGCCGTGGCAGAGGACGCAGCAGTCGTAGTCGAGGAAGAGGATGGTACAGTGGTCCTCAAAATGAGTATGATGCACCACAAGATGGAGGTTTCGGTTATGATGCTACTCATGAACACCGTGGATATGATGATCATGGTGGTTATGGTGGTCCTCATCAGGGCCGAGGTGGTTACAATGGTCGTCCGGGCCGTGGTGGTTATGATGGTCCTCGTCAGGGCCGTGGTGGTTATGATGGTCCTCATCAGGGTCGCGGTGGTTACAATGGTCGCCAGGGTCGCGGTGGTTATGATAGTCCTCATCAGGGCCGCGGTGGTTATGATGATTCTCATCAGGGCCCTGGTGGTTATGATGGTCCTCAGGGTACTGGTGGTTACGATGCTCCTCCTCAGGGCCGTG CGCGTGGACGTGGAAGGGGAAGTCATGGAAGAAGTCGAGGAGGTCGTGGTGTTGGTGGTGGATTCAACAACAGCTCAGATGGACCAACAAACCAGGCAGTCGCTTGA
- the LOC106424963 gene encoding protein Abitram: MAENPETDDTIETTKQNQSEEEVEHSDEQKQEDELRSLLLSDIGDLPLSPPSATQVNFVSYFITDFTKPGHDQYIYRHANGLCVIGLAPTHIAFKDEGGITNIDFNVGKSDRSVLKVSGKRKKNAMRSESNTALCKVSTAKDSYIVRCCVKGSLLEVNERLIKQPQLLNSSADREGYIAIIMPTRPADWTKNKESLITLEEYKAKKEVSL; this comes from the exons ATGGCGGAGAATCCAGAAACCGATGATACAATCGAGACAACTAAGCAAAACCAATCCGAGGAGGAAGTAGAACATAGCGACGAGCAGAAGCAAGAAGACGAATTGAGAAGTCTGCTGCTTTCAGATATAGGAGACCTTCCTCTCTCTCCACCTTCAGCTACACAAGTCAACTTCGTTTCTTACTTCATCACAG ATTTCACGAAACCGGGTCATGATCAGTATATCTACCGTCACGCTAATGG TTTGTGTGTGATTGGGTTAGCTCCTACGCATATAGCTTTCAAGGACGAAGGTGGGATTACTAACATTGATTTCAATGTCGGCAAGTCTGATCGTAGCGTCTTGAAAGTCTCTGGCAAGCGTAAAAAG AATGCTATGCGCTCTGAGTCGAATACAGCGTTGTGCAAAGTTTCCACTGCTAAAGATTCTTATATTGTCAG gtGTTGCGTTAAAGGTTCTCTCTTGGAGGTGAATGAGAGATTAATCAAGCAACCACAGCTTCTCAATTCATCT GCTGATCGGGAAGGATATATTGCGATAATCATGCCAACAAGACCTGCAGATTGGACCAAAAACAAGGAATCACTGATAACCTTGGAGGAGTATAAAGCAAAGAAAGAGGTGTCTCTATGA
- the LOC106424965 gene encoding SKP1-like protein 1A — protein sequence MSTKKIVLKSSDGESFEVDEAVALESQTIAHMVEDDCVDNGVPLPNVTSKILAKVIEYCKKHVDAAASKSEAVDGGGSSDDDLKAWDAEFMKIDQATLFELILAANYLNIKNLLDLTCQTVADMIKGKTPEEIRTTFNIKNDFSPEEEEEVRRENQWAFE from the exons ATGTCGACGAAGAAGATCGTGTTGAAGAGCTCCGATGGCGAGTCTTTCGAGGTCGACGAGGCGGTGGCTCTCGAGTCTCAGACCATAGCCCACATGGTTGAAGACGACTGCGTCGACAACGGAGTCCCTCTTCCCAACGTCACGAGCAAGATCCTCGCCAAGGTGATTGAGTACTGCAAGAAGCACGTCGACGCTGCTGCTTCCAAGAGCGAGGCCGTCGATGGCGGTGGCTCCTCCGACGATGACCTCAAGGCTTGGGATGCTGAGTTTATGAAGATCGATCAAGCTACCCTCTTCGAACTCATCCTG GCTGCTAATTATCTGAACATCAAGAACCTGCTCGACCTTACATGCCAGACAGTGGCTGACATGATCAAGGGCAAGACTCCGGAAGAGATTCGCACGACCTTCAACATCAAGAACGACTTTTCaccagaggaagaagaggaggtgcGCAGGGAGAACCAATGGGCTTTTGAATGA